In one window of Chryseobacterium viscerum DNA:
- a CDS encoding nucleoside triphosphate pyrophosphohydrolase family protein: protein MDKIDSLNQVAEFHTTFKAPILDTPQIPSPERCNLRVELLQEELNELKQAIADNNIVEIADALCDLQYVLSGAVLEFGLGSKFVELFNEVQRSNMSKACDNEEQAKETVEFYKEKEVESFYEKSGEKFNVYRQADHKVLKNKYYSPADLKSIIEK, encoded by the coding sequence ATGGATAAAATTGATAGTCTGAACCAAGTAGCAGAATTCCATACTACTTTCAAAGCCCCTATTTTAGATACCCCACAAATTCCTTCTCCGGAAAGATGTAATCTGAGAGTAGAACTTTTACAGGAAGAATTGAACGAACTGAAGCAGGCCATTGCAGATAATAATATTGTAGAAATTGCAGATGCATTATGTGATCTTCAGTATGTTTTGAGTGGTGCTGTGCTGGAATTCGGACTTGGCAGCAAATTTGTAGAGCTATTCAACGAAGTTCAGCGTTCCAATATGTCGAAGGCGTGTGATAATGAAGAGCAGGCAAAGGAAACAGTTGAATTCTACAAAGAGAAGGAAGTAGAATCTTTTTATGAAAAGTCAGGAGAAAAATTTAACGTTTACAGACAGGCAGATCATAAAGTATTAAAAAACAAATACTACTCTCCTGCTGATTTAAAATCAATTATCGAGAAATAA
- a CDS encoding TlpA family protein disulfide reductase, giving the protein MKKFITNIVAFSSLFLAAQQLSAQKVVVNREVETQKDGKMLLGNQLKEQFLKAPYADWYVKEHDEYALDQKAVSELKKGKIGTYDMIVFMGTWCEDSHRDFPRLMKILEAVNYPENKLNIIAVNRKKESPTGDESLYNLQKVPTIILKRYGKEIGRIVEMPTTGYIERDLVEILKKNDSSVIKEIFK; this is encoded by the coding sequence ATGAAAAAATTTATTACCAATATTGTTGCCTTTTCAAGTTTGTTTTTAGCTGCACAACAGCTTAGCGCTCAAAAAGTAGTAGTAAACCGTGAGGTTGAAACTCAGAAAGACGGCAAAATGCTTTTGGGAAACCAACTGAAAGAGCAGTTTTTAAAAGCTCCTTATGCAGATTGGTATGTAAAGGAACATGATGAATATGCCCTTGACCAAAAAGCAGTCAGTGAATTAAAAAAAGGAAAAATCGGTACCTATGACATGATTGTTTTCATGGGAACATGGTGTGAAGACAGCCACAGAGATTTTCCAAGACTGATGAAAATATTGGAAGCCGTAAACTATCCGGAAAATAAATTAAATATTATTGCTGTAAACCGTAAGAAAGAATCTCCTACCGGGGATGAAAGTCTTTATAATCTTCAGAAAGTCCCTACCATTATCCTGAAAAGATATGGAAAAGAGATTGGAAGAATTGTAGAAATGCCTACTACAGGCTATATTGAAAGAGATCTGGTTGAAATCCTTAAAAAGAACGATTCCTCTGTTATTAAAGAAATTTTTAAATAG
- a CDS encoding DUF4230 domain-containing protein: MRNYRTTLSFAAGAGAMVLLFFGLKSCLNLGTKTEQSDYYILTNQISKMNKMVVMEQNTSSMQKTKMGYEVFGKEVSSNSIITYTKTNAQVSYDLNKMKIEVDSINKKLIITELPDAEIRITPSVEIQSLDDSFINRISEKDIKNVTAKAKETAEKSIDQNQLRNEGRKQLMENLNNVFVLAKALNYTIEDKTGKIGILGL, translated from the coding sequence TTGAGAAATTATAGAACAACCTTATCCTTTGCAGCCGGTGCCGGCGCTATGGTGCTTCTGTTTTTTGGTCTGAAGTCTTGTCTGAATTTGGGAACTAAAACTGAACAGTCGGATTATTATATCCTGACCAATCAGATTTCCAAAATGAATAAGATGGTGGTGATGGAACAGAACACGTCCAGTATGCAGAAAACCAAAATGGGTTATGAAGTATTCGGGAAAGAAGTTTCCAGCAACAGCATTATTACGTATACAAAGACCAATGCACAGGTTTCTTATGATCTTAATAAAATGAAGATCGAAGTAGATTCCATCAACAAAAAACTGATTATAACAGAACTTCCTGATGCTGAGATCAGAATTACACCGAGTGTTGAGATTCAATCTTTAGATGATTCTTTCATTAACAGAATTTCGGAAAAAGATATTAAGAATGTCACAGCAAAAGCTAAAGAAACGGCAGAAAAATCAATTGATCAGAACCAGTTGAGAAATGAGGGCCGCAAACAGCTGATGGAAAACCTGAATAATGTTTTCGTTCTGGCAAAGGCTTTAAATTACACGATTGAGGATAAAACCGGGAAAATTGGTATTCTGGGACTTTAG